In a single window of the Rhinoraja longicauda isolate Sanriku21f chromosome 10, sRhiLon1.1, whole genome shotgun sequence genome:
- the LOC144597602 gene encoding transmembrane protein 151B-like — protein MQPQRTSTAPTIANGVPGPEEAPAEVREEQRPAKQSLSTSVCRESHWKCLILSLLMYGCLGAVAWCQLTRVTKLSFDSSLKGKSMIYHDSPCSNGYVYIPLAFLAMLYMVYLVECWHCHARSELQYKADIDSVYERIGRMQLATPCIWWKAISYHFVRRTRQVTRYRNGDAYTTTQVYHERVNTHVAEAEFEYGRCGVRDVSKRLLGLERHPATRLRFTKCFSFANTESENCYLNQRAHFFSEVEGLDDYMEAREGMQLKNVEFKDYLLVYAHPDCLPWYISHYAFWAAGLLLLSWPLRVLVEYRTAYVHYHVEKLFGLEYAAAAAATPTEEAGLGLGLGLCSPAARVGTVDSTELEWHIRSNRQLIPSYSEAVLMDLASLSICNGYSTCGIVRASDCDGRSSSSSIFSRNVGRSHSRISLDTSRFSLCHLHGSGRTGTGTGTGLWRSRSSNINVSVNERGHDRDDHCRSYSSQLAISDSPPNYQDARFFPVLIVHRPCQGREGDGRRYYIRRNSCLETSL, from the coding sequence CAGAGACCAGCGAAGCAGTCACTGAGTACCTCTGTGTGCAGGGAGTCACACTGGAAGTGCCTGATCCTCTCGCTGCTGATGTACGGCTGCCTGGGGGCCGTGGCCTGGTGCCAGTTAACGCGGGTCACCAAACTCAGCTTCGACAGCTCCCTGAAGGGCAAGTCCATGATCTACCATGACAGCCCCTGCTCCAACGGGTACGTGTACATCCCCCTGGCTTTCCTGGCCATGCTCTACATGGTCTACCTGGTGGAGTGCTGGCACTGCCACGCCCGCAGCGAGCTGCAGTACAAGGCGGACATCGACAGCGTGTACGAGCGCATCGGCCGCATGCAGCTGGCCACCCCTTGCATCTGGTGGAAGGCCATCAGCTACCACTTCGTGCGGCGGACCCGCCAGGTGACCCGCTACCGCAACGGCGACGCCTACACCACCACGCAGGTGTACCATGAGCGGGTCAACACGCATGTGGCCGAGGCCGAGTTCGAGTACGGCCGCTGCGGCGTCCGCGACGTCTCCAAGCGGCTGCTGGGCCTGGAGCGCCACCCGGCCACCCGCCTGCGCTTCACCAAGTGCTTCAGCTTCGCCAACACCGAGTCGGAGAACTGTTACCTCAACCAGCGGGCGCACTTCTTCAGCGAGGTGGAGGGGCTGGACGACTACATGGAGGCCCGTGAGGGCATGCAGCTGAAGAACGTGGAGTTCAAGGACTACCTGCTGGTGTACGCTCACCCCGACTGCCTGCCCTGGTACATCTCCCACTACGCCTTCTGGGCGGCAGGCCTACTGCTGCTGTCATGGCCGCTGCGGGTGCTGGTCGAGTACCGCACGGCGTACGTTCACTACCACGTGGAGAAGCTGTTCGGCCTGGAGtacgcggcggcggcggcggccacgCCCACCGAGGAGGCGGGGCTGGGCCTAggcctgggcctgtgctcgccggCCGCCCGGGTGGGCACGGTGGACAGCACCGAGCTGGAGTGGCACATCCGCAGCAACCGCCAGCTCATCCCCAGCTACTCGGAGGCCGTGCTGATGGACCTGGCCTCGCTCTCCATCTGCAACGGCTACTCCACCTGCGGCATCGTGCGCGCCAGCGACTGCGACGGCCGCTCCAGCTCCTCCTCCATCTTCTCCCGCAACGTGGGCCGCAGCCACTCCCGCATCTCGCTCGACACCAGCCGCTTCTCGCTGTGCCACCTGCACGGCTCAGGCCgcaccggcaccggcaccggcaccggcCTGTGGCGGAGCCGCAGCAGCAACATCAACGTCAGCGTCAACGAGCGAGGCCACGACCGCGACGACCACTGCCGCTCCTACTCCAGCCAGCTGGCCATTAGCGACAGCCCGCCCAACTACCAGGACGCCCGCTTCTTCCCGGTGCTCATCGTCCACCGGCCTTGCCAGGGCCGAGAGGGGGACGGGCGCAGGTATTACATCCGACGGAACTCCTGCCTGGAAACATCATTGTGA